The Lycium barbarum isolate Lr01 chromosome 12, ASM1917538v2, whole genome shotgun sequence genome includes a region encoding these proteins:
- the LOC132622722 gene encoding uncharacterized protein LOC132622722: MASLPCSKTRPFRSISLPVRSHPTTQRVEEVLNKLNRLETSVAPTAETICDSLLGLEELQKCMDHLLNSPKTLQLLSQHQHGKWFEELLEKSVRILDVCSTTQELISQYKENVRALESSLRRRKGDSTAEAGIARLTNFSKKMKKDAKRLILALKQMDCETLTAAFLEADQETVAVIRALREANAVCMLVFQRLLSFLTVPLLKPKQPKWSLVSKLIHNGRTENKGLKNNMIVETKLETVEAQLNSIEEGLEGTFRSLIRARSSLLNVFSC; this comes from the coding sequence ATGGCTTCTCTTCCTTGTTCAAAAACCAGGCCCTTTCGATCAATCAGTTTGCCCGTCAGATCACACCCCACAACTCAGAGAGTTGAAGAGGTGCTCAATAAGCTCAATCGATTGGAGACATCTGTTGCACCAACAGCTGAAACAATATGTGACAGTTTGCTGGGTTTGGAGGAACTGCAGAAGTGCATGGATCATCTTCTTAACTCGCCTAAAACTCTTCAGTTACTCTCCCAACACCAACATGGGAAATGGTTTGAGGAGCTTCTGGAAAAATCAGTTAGGATTCTTGACGTTTGTAGCACAACACAAGAACTTATCTCTCAGTATAAGGAAAATGTAAGAGCTCTTGAATCCTCACTCAGAAGAAGAAAAGGAGATTCAACTGCCGAAGCTGGAATTGCTAGATTAACCAATTTCAGCAAGAAAATGAAGAAGGACGCTAAAAGACTAATCTTGGCTTTGAAGCAAATGGATTGCGAGACTCTCACCGCAGCATTCCTTGAAGCAGATCAGGAGACAGTAGCTGTGATTAGAGCACTAAGGGAAGCCAATGCAGTTTGCATGTTGGTTTTCCAAAGGCTCTTGTCCTTCTTGACTGTGCCACTTTTGAAGCCAAAGCAGCCAAAATGGTCATTGGTTTCAAAATTGATACACAACGGAAGAACAGAAAACAAAGGCCTAAAAAACAACATGATAGTGGAAACAAAACTGGAGACTGTTGAGGCTCAACTTAACAGCATCGAAGAGGGATTGGAAGGAACATTTAGGAGCCTGATTAGAGCAAGAAGCTCGCTCTTGAATGTTTTCTCCTGCTAA